One region of Flavobacteriales bacterium genomic DNA includes:
- a CDS encoding SRPBCC family protein: protein MKILKGIGIVLLTLVVIYIILGLFGPSNYKVERALLIDAAPNKVWSQIADFNAWENWSPWKEKDPTMVNTIEGTPATVGHSNSWTGNPETSGKGGMTFTNVKENESLTYDLSFTEPWEMHSTGGFTLTEQDGKTLVNWYDTGDIPFGQRPMMLFMDLDQMMGPDFEKGLKNIEQLVK from the coding sequence ATGAAAATTTTAAAAGGTATTGGTATTGTGTTGTTAACACTTGTTGTTATCTACATTATACTAGGGTTATTTGGCCCTTCTAATTACAAAGTTGAAAGAGCATTACTAATTGATGCTGCGCCCAACAAAGTATGGAGTCAAATCGCTGACTTCAACGCATGGGAAAATTGGAGCCCTTGGAAAGAAAAAGATCCTACAATGGTTAATACTATTGAAGGTACACCTGCTACCGTTGGACACTCAAACTCTTGGACAGGTAATCCTGAAACTTCTGGAAAAGGAGGGATGACATTTACCAACGTTAAAGAAAATGAAAGTCTAACTTACGACCTAAGCTTTACTGAGCCTTGGGAAATGCATTCTACAGGAGGTTTTACTTTAACAGAACAAGATGGAAAAACATTAGTGAATTGGTATGATACTGGCGATATTCCATTTGGGCAAAGACCAATGATGTTATTCATGGATTTAGATCAAATGATGGGACCTGACTTTGAAAAGGGGCTAAAAAACATCGAACAACTCGTTAAATAA
- the trpS gene encoding tryptophan--tRNA ligase gives MARILTGIQSTGTPHLGNILGAILPAIDMANNKENDSFLFIADLHTLTQIKDGEQLRENTYSTAATWLALGLNTENTVFYRQSNIPEVTELTWYLNCFFPYSRLALAHSFKDKADRLEDVNAGLFTYPMLMAADILLYDADIVPVGKDQMQHLEFARDVASRFNHKMGETLILPQAKVNEETQLILGTDGEKMSKSRNNFINIFLPKNALKKVINKNIITDDTPLEEPKDAESSTVYQLYQLIASPEEAAAMKAQLEAGGYGWGHAKKDLLNAILTRFEEARERYNYYMENKHEIDKVLEEGAAKAKKVADQTLARVRAKCGY, from the coding sequence ATGGCAAGAATACTTACTGGAATACAAAGTACAGGAACCCCTCACTTAGGAAATATTTTAGGGGCAATTTTACCAGCAATTGACATGGCTAACAATAAAGAGAACGATTCATTTCTTTTTATTGCTGACCTCCATACACTCACACAGATTAAAGATGGCGAGCAACTAAGAGAAAATACTTATTCTACTGCAGCTACGTGGCTTGCTCTTGGTTTAAACACCGAGAACACTGTATTCTACAGACAGTCTAACATTCCTGAAGTAACAGAGTTAACTTGGTATTTAAACTGTTTTTTTCCTTATTCTAGGCTTGCTCTTGCACACTCTTTTAAAGACAAAGCCGATCGTTTAGAAGATGTTAATGCAGGACTATTTACCTATCCAATGTTGATGGCTGCTGATATTTTACTATATGATGCCGACATTGTTCCTGTTGGAAAAGATCAAATGCAACACTTAGAATTTGCGAGGGATGTTGCCAGCAGATTTAACCATAAAATGGGAGAAACATTAATTTTACCCCAAGCAAAAGTCAACGAAGAAACGCAACTTATACTAGGAACCGATGGTGAGAAAATGAGTAAATCAAGAAATAACTTTATCAATATTTTCTTGCCAAAAAATGCGTTAAAAAAAGTCATCAACAAAAATATCATTACTGATGACACTCCTCTAGAAGAGCCTAAAGATGCTGAATCTTCTACTGTTTATCAATTATATCAATTAATTGCATCACCAGAAGAAGCTGCAGCAATGAAAGCTCAATTAGAAGCAGGTGGATATGGATGGGGACATGCAAAAAAGGATCTACTCAACGCCATCTTAACTCGTTTTGAAGAAGCCAGAGAACGTTACAACTATTACATGGAAAACAAACATGAAATAGACAAAGTATTGGAGGAGGGAGCTGCTAAAGCTAAGAAAGTAGCCGACCAAACTTTAGCACGTGTAAGAGCCAAATGTGGTTATTAA
- a CDS encoding 1-acyl-sn-glycerol-3-phosphate acyltransferase, which yields MRKQFGIFRFIYKLYFGVVYLSLGIVMYPFMLLFIRGEKRVRNGIIIKRIWSRIVCWLVFVRPKVVFEEELPHDQPYIFCPNHTSYLDIVMLYLMLPHHIAFLGKAEILKWPIISLFFKRGVDIPVYRDGNKKALDCLVPAANELKNKRSIVIFPEGKIPENTPKMTAFKRGAFALAVQNNVPIVPITFYNNWRLFSDHTDLFGPAQPGVSKAKVHQPLYPKDFKDLLSLRNETFRVIDTELKNYGNK from the coding sequence ATGAGAAAGCAGTTTGGTATATTTCGTTTTATTTATAAACTCTATTTTGGGGTGGTGTACCTTTCATTAGGAATAGTAATGTATCCGTTTATGTTACTATTTATTAGAGGAGAAAAAAGGGTGAGAAATGGGATTATTATTAAACGAATTTGGTCTAGAATAGTTTGTTGGTTAGTATTCGTTAGGCCCAAAGTGGTTTTTGAGGAAGAATTACCCCACGATCAACCTTATATTTTTTGTCCCAATCACACATCTTATCTAGATATCGTAATGCTCTATTTAATGTTGCCACATCATATTGCATTTTTAGGAAAAGCAGAGATTTTAAAGTGGCCCATTATTAGTTTGTTTTTTAAAAGAGGCGTTGATATTCCTGTATATAGAGATGGAAATAAAAAAGCGTTAGATTGCCTTGTTCCTGCAGCCAATGAATTAAAAAATAAACGTTCGATAGTCATCTTTCCCGAGGGGAAAATCCCAGAGAACACACCTAAAATGACAGCATTTAAACGTGGTGCTTTTGCATTAGCTGTACAAAATAATGTACCAATAGTTCCTATTACCTTTTACAATAACTGGAGGTTGTTTAGCGATCATACCGATTTGTTTGGTCCTGCTCAGCCAGGGGTGTCAAAAGCTAAGGTTCATCAACCATTATACCCAAAAGATTTTAAAGATTTATTATCTTTGCGTAACGAAACATTTCGAGTAATCGATACGGAACTGAAGAATTATGGAAATAAATAA
- the gatC gene encoding Asp-tRNA(Asn)/Glu-tRNA(Gln) amidotransferase subunit GatC translates to MEINNETVAKIASLSKLSFSGEEQEAIKNDMNKMLEFVGKLNEVNTDGVEPLIHMSDEVNVLRPDVNVVSISQEEALKNAPKKDSTYFKIPKVLNS, encoded by the coding sequence ATGGAAATAAATAATGAAACTGTAGCTAAAATCGCTAGTTTGTCTAAGCTTTCTTTCTCAGGAGAAGAGCAAGAAGCCATCAAAAATGACATGAATAAAATGTTAGAATTTGTTGGGAAATTAAATGAGGTGAATACAGATGGAGTTGAACCGCTAATTCACATGTCAGATGAAGTAAATGTTTTAAGACCTGATGTTAATGTTGTTTCGATTTCGCAAGAGGAAGCGTTAAAAAATGCTCCTAAAAAAGATTCAACTTATTTTAAAATACCTAAGGTGTTAAACTCTTAA
- a CDS encoding homocysteine S-methyltransferase family protein: MANILEEIKKRILVLDGAMGTMIQQYKLEEEDFRKGWFENHKSPLKGNNDLLSLTRPEIIKAIHAKYFEAGADIIETNTFSGTWIAQADYDLEKYAYDINFYGAKIAREVADEYTAKNPDKPRFVAGSIGPTNRTASISPDVNNPAFRNISYDELVDAYTEQARGLIEGGADVLLVETIFDTLNAKAALFAIQTVYDEVGKILPIMVSGTITDASGRTLTGQTTEAFHISMQHAPLLSIGLNCALGAKDMKPYLSVLAKESPFGVSAHPNAGLPNEFGEYDETPEMMGEQIRDFLENNLLNIVGGCCGTSPAHIKVIADIAAEYKPRAYQLQKG; this comes from the coding sequence ATGGCAAATATTTTAGAAGAAATAAAGAAAAGAATTTTAGTGCTGGATGGAGCAATGGGGACAATGATTCAACAGTATAAACTTGAAGAAGAGGATTTTAGAAAAGGCTGGTTCGAAAATCATAAAAGTCCACTAAAGGGAAATAATGATTTGTTGTCGCTAACTCGACCAGAAATAATAAAGGCTATTCATGCTAAGTATTTTGAAGCTGGGGCTGACATTATAGAAACCAATACATTTAGTGGGACTTGGATTGCTCAAGCTGATTATGATTTGGAAAAATATGCTTATGACATTAATTTTTATGGAGCAAAAATAGCTAGAGAAGTTGCAGACGAATACACGGCTAAAAATCCAGATAAACCTCGTTTTGTAGCAGGGTCAATTGGTCCAACAAATAGAACAGCTTCCATCTCTCCTGATGTTAATAATCCAGCGTTTAGGAATATCTCTTATGATGAATTAGTAGATGCCTATACCGAACAGGCTCGAGGGCTAATTGAAGGTGGGGCGGATGTGTTGTTAGTGGAAACAATATTTGATACGTTAAATGCAAAAGCAGCATTGTTTGCTATTCAAACCGTTTACGATGAAGTTGGAAAAATATTGCCAATTATGGTTTCAGGAACAATTACGGATGCTAGTGGAAGAACCTTAACAGGGCAGACAACTGAAGCTTTTCATATCTCTATGCAACATGCCCCATTATTATCAATTGGCTTAAACTGTGCTTTAGGAGCAAAGGATATGAAACCCTATTTGTCCGTTTTAGCCAAAGAAAGTCCTTTTGGAGTAAGTGCGCATCCAAATGCAGGACTTCCTAATGAATTTGGAGAGTATGATGAGACTCCAGAGATGATGGGAGAACAAATAAGAGACTTCCTAGAAAATAATTTATTAAATATTGTAGGAGGTTGTTGTGGGACTTCTCCTGCGCACATCAAGGTGATTGCAGATATAGCCGCAGAATATAAACCTAGAGCCTATCAATTGCAAAAAGGGTAG